A section of the Methanothermobacter sp. genome encodes:
- a CDS encoding potassium channel protein, with the protein MVLIVEIIRKHLPRLMRVPAARIFLLAAAVIAYGTLGFHFIEGESWTVSFYWTFVTIGTVGYGDYSPSTPLGMYFTVTLIVLGIGTFAIAVETLLEFLIKRQQMRLMGLIDVVKSKHVVICGWSESTLECLRELGGSEVFVLAEDEGVRKTVLKNGANFVHGDPTRISDLEKANVKGSRAVIVDMESDSETIHCILGIRKIDSSVRIIAEAERYENIEQIRMAGADQVISPFVISGRLMSKSIDDGYEAMFVQDVLAEGSTRRMVEVPVPPESPIEGVSVLEADIHERTGVIVIGVGRGDELIIDPPRDYVFKEGDIILGIGKTHEIDRLMEYIGS; encoded by the coding sequence ATGGTGCTCATAGTTGAGATAATAAGGAAACACCTTCCCCGGCTTATGAGGGTCCCGGCTGCGCGGATATTCCTCCTTGCAGCAGCGGTCATCGCCTACGGAACCCTTGGATTCCACTTCATTGAGGGTGAATCATGGACGGTATCATTCTACTGGACCTTCGTGACCATAGGGACCGTGGGTTATGGGGACTACAGCCCATCAACACCACTGGGGATGTACTTCACCGTGACCCTCATAGTCCTGGGTATAGGGACATTTGCCATCGCAGTTGAGACACTCCTTGAATTCCTGATAAAGAGACAGCAGATGAGGCTTATGGGGCTGATAGACGTGGTTAAATCAAAACATGTGGTTATATGCGGGTGGAGTGAGAGCACACTGGAGTGCCTGAGGGAACTCGGTGGAAGCGAGGTCTTTGTGCTCGCAGAGGATGAGGGCGTCAGGAAGACTGTCCTCAAGAATGGTGCCAATTTCGTGCATGGAGACCCAACAAGGATATCTGACCTTGAAAAGGCCAATGTAAAGGGTTCAAGGGCAGTTATAGTTGACATGGAGTCTGATTCAGAGACAATACACTGTATACTGGGGATAAGGAAAATTGACTCCAGTGTGAGGATAATAGCCGAGGCCGAACGCTATGAGAACATCGAGCAGATCCGGATGGCAGGGGCCGACCAGGTGATCTCACCATTTGTTATATCCGGCAGGCTCATGTCAAAAAGCATAGACGATGGCTATGAGGCCATGTTTGTACAGGATGTCCTTGCAGAGGGATCCACAAGGAGGATGGTCGAAGTTCCAGTACCCCCTGAAAGCCCCATTGAGGGTGTATCGGTTCTTGAAGCGGACATCCATGAGCGGACAGGCGTGATAGTAATTGGCGTGGGGCGGGGCGATGAACTCATAATAGACCCACCCAGGGATTACGTATTCAAAGAGGGTGATATAATTCTGGGGATAGGGAAAACCCATGAGATAGATCGCCTGATGGAATACATCGGGTCATAA